The Nitrospira sp. CR1.1 genome has a segment encoding these proteins:
- a CDS encoding glycosyltransferase, with amino-acid sequence MRILLVHNFYLQPGGEDEVFVRERNLLRKKGHQIIEYTSSNADILRNGSLTLLKNTIWNRSVHERLRRLIKHDSIDIVHFHNTFPLISPSAYYAASSEGIPVIQTLHNYRLLCPAAIFFRDGHVCESCVGKNIPWPGIIHRCYRQSLASTVAVSAMLTTHRWLKTWGKKVSAYIAPTQFARSKFIEGGLSADRIRVKPHFLDHDPGVGRGEGHFAIFVGRLSQEKGLSLLLKAWEELDGTIQLIIVGDGPLAPMVEEAAGYDTTIRWLGRKNKSETYKLIGSASCLIFPSEVYETFGLTIIEAYAGGTPVIASDVGAAAELVRNGQTGFHFRNGSVDDLVRKTRFFFENSDIGAEMRQNARTEYELKYSAERNYSSLMEIYNHSFSLK; translated from the coding sequence ATGAGAATACTGTTAGTCCACAATTTCTATTTGCAGCCAGGCGGTGAAGATGAGGTTTTCGTTAGGGAGCGAAACCTTCTTCGGAAGAAAGGTCACCAAATCATTGAATATACCTCGAGTAATGCTGACATCTTACGGAATGGCAGTCTAACACTTCTGAAAAACACGATTTGGAACAGGTCTGTCCACGAGCGACTGCGTCGTCTAATCAAACATGATTCCATTGATATCGTACATTTCCATAACACCTTCCCACTCATATCACCATCAGCATATTATGCGGCTAGTTCAGAGGGTATTCCTGTTATTCAGACCTTACACAACTACAGGTTGCTGTGTCCGGCGGCCATATTTTTCCGTGACGGCCACGTTTGCGAATCCTGTGTTGGCAAGAATATCCCATGGCCGGGCATTATTCATCGGTGCTATAGGCAGAGTCTGGCATCCACGGTAGCAGTCAGCGCCATGTTAACCACTCATCGATGGCTGAAAACGTGGGGAAAAAAGGTCTCGGCGTATATCGCTCCGACTCAATTCGCGAGAAGCAAATTTATTGAAGGAGGGCTTTCGGCTGACCGCATCCGGGTTAAGCCGCATTTTCTTGATCACGACCCCGGCGTTGGTAGAGGGGAAGGACATTTTGCGATTTTTGTTGGGAGACTCTCACAAGAGAAAGGCCTTAGCCTATTGCTCAAAGCATGGGAAGAATTGGACGGCACGATCCAGTTAATCATTGTGGGAGACGGACCCCTAGCTCCTATGGTGGAAGAGGCTGCAGGTTACGATACGACTATCAGGTGGTTAGGAAGGAAGAACAAGAGCGAGACATACAAATTAATTGGCAGTGCAAGTTGTTTGATTTTTCCTTCCGAAGTTTATGAGACATTTGGGCTTACCATTATAGAGGCATATGCCGGTGGGACACCAGTCATAGCGTCTGATGTTGGCGCGGCAGCTGAACTTGTTAGAAACGGTCAGACGGGTTTTCATTTTCGGAATGGTTCAGTCGATGACCTGGTGAGAAAGACGCGTTTCTTTTTTGAGAATTCCGATATAGGTGCTGAGATGCGACAAAATGCCCGTACAGAGTATGAGCTAAAGTATTCGGCCGAACGCAACTATTCCTCTCTTATGGAGATATACAATCACTCCTTCTCGCTGAAATAG
- a CDS encoding phosphotransferase — protein sequence MNPLAFLPPSCSLYPLPSRRNARLYITGSSFLQRWKESAFYPAFRDTAKLYRFYLRVKSMTGTGRLTGDSSHFWPIREFVEECFPKVVSQAILIGTPGPAQKLVVQLWDRQHIVGYLKYGEAPQAQEHIIREAEVLRALPSGIAPALLKSGQLGAGQALVLAPIPGRPVKAAFPLHDGILPLLCSFVSSSPVELRDHPWIQDIEEHLPNESWLSSLSHQNWPVVFHHGDFAPWNIIERPDKSLAVIDWEYGTCHGFPLLDLSFYLLQVGRLIYRWPPIKAKNHAITVLFRQQLLRLTYNESEALICLCAYQHHRRIRRQGLCPDSDTEAWWGAVWESGK from the coding sequence AATGCCCGCCTCTACATAACGGGGTCGAGCTTCCTGCAACGTTGGAAGGAAAGCGCATTCTATCCCGCGTTTCGTGATACAGCAAAACTCTACCGCTTTTATTTGCGGGTAAAGTCCATGACGGGAACCGGTAGGTTGACAGGCGACAGCAGCCACTTCTGGCCCATTAGGGAATTTGTCGAGGAATGTTTTCCAAAGGTGGTATCACAGGCCATTCTCATTGGAACACCAGGCCCTGCGCAAAAGCTTGTCGTACAACTTTGGGACAGGCAACATATCGTTGGATACCTCAAGTACGGCGAGGCACCACAAGCACAGGAGCATATAATCCGGGAGGCGGAGGTGTTGCGCGCGTTGCCATCGGGCATCGCGCCCGCCCTTCTGAAATCTGGTCAACTCGGCGCAGGGCAAGCATTAGTGCTGGCGCCAATTCCTGGACGGCCCGTGAAGGCGGCTTTTCCTCTGCACGACGGCATCCTTCCTCTCCTCTGCTCTTTTGTCAGCTCATCGCCGGTCGAGTTAAGAGATCATCCTTGGATACAAGACATCGAAGAACACCTGCCGAATGAGTCTTGGCTATCATCGCTAAGCCACCAGAACTGGCCCGTCGTATTTCACCATGGCGACTTTGCTCCCTGGAACATTATAGAGAGGCCCGATAAAAGCCTTGCCGTCATTGATTGGGAATATGGTACATGCCATGGATTTCCTCTTTTGGATCTCTCATTCTATTTGCTACAGGTCGGTCGTTTGATATATCGCTGGCCACCAATAAAAGCCAAGAACCATGCGATAACGGTTCTATTCCGGCAGCAGTTGCTCCGCCTTACTTACAACGAATCTGAGGCGCTTATTTGCTTGTGTGCCTATCAGCACCATCGGAGAATTCGGCGTCAAGGGCTATGCCCCGATTCGGATACGGAAGCTTGGTGGGGTGCCGTTTGGGAAAGTGGAAAATGA
- a CDS encoding glycosyltransferase encodes MKRLKVLISAYACEPGKGSEPGVGWNVAHQMARYHDVWVITRTSNASAIKAELARHPSPNLRFLYYDFPQWTRFWKRGARGVQIYYYLWQLGIFFVAKKAHKHIGFELIHHATFVKYWAPSFLSLLSVPFIWGPIGGGESAPEDFMQDFSLKGKVYERCRNVARWLGEHDPFVRLTAKRSSIILATTKETAMRISSFSLKEARLLGESSLSESDLKSAPLLPADDEPFRFIAIGRLLHWKGIHLGLRAFSLSRVSRAEFWVVGDGPERQYLEALARSLHVAERVRFFGRLSRENSMERLMRCQVLVHPSLHDSGGWVCLEGMAAGRPVICLDIGGPGVQVTMESGFKIPAVNPLQAVRDMADAMKQLAADRSLLVRMGKAGQERIRGHYTWNRRGQDLNFLYSKVTVAPATGGKEGATAKIRETLLRD; translated from the coding sequence ATGAAGCGGTTGAAGGTTTTGATTTCGGCTTACGCCTGCGAACCGGGGAAAGGATCGGAGCCTGGAGTCGGTTGGAATGTCGCCCACCAGATGGCCCGATATCACGACGTCTGGGTTATCACCCGAACCAGCAATGCGTCGGCCATTAAAGCCGAGCTTGCCCGCCACCCTTCTCCAAACTTGCGGTTCCTCTACTACGACTTTCCGCAATGGACACGATTCTGGAAGCGCGGAGCGCGAGGGGTTCAGATTTACTACTATCTTTGGCAGTTGGGAATTTTTTTTGTCGCGAAGAAAGCGCACAAGCACATAGGTTTTGAGTTGATCCATCACGCTACATTCGTGAAGTACTGGGCGCCTAGTTTTCTTTCTTTGCTGTCTGTTCCATTTATTTGGGGTCCAATCGGTGGCGGCGAGTCTGCGCCAGAAGATTTTATGCAAGACTTCAGCCTAAAGGGGAAGGTTTACGAACGATGTAGAAATGTTGCTCGTTGGTTGGGTGAACACGATCCGTTTGTACGTCTCACTGCGAAGCGCAGCAGTATAATCCTGGCGACAACTAAAGAAACGGCCATGCGGATAAGCTCTTTTAGCCTCAAGGAAGCTAGGTTGCTTGGTGAATCGAGCCTCAGTGAATCAGATCTTAAGTCTGCACCCTTGCTCCCAGCCGACGATGAGCCGTTTCGGTTTATAGCAATCGGCCGACTTCTCCACTGGAAAGGGATCCACCTGGGATTGCGAGCATTCTCGTTATCCCGCGTGTCTCGTGCCGAATTCTGGGTAGTAGGCGACGGGCCTGAACGACAATACCTCGAGGCATTGGCTAGAAGTCTGCACGTAGCCGAGCGGGTTCGGTTTTTCGGGCGCCTTTCGCGCGAAAACAGTATGGAAAGATTAATGCGATGCCAGGTTCTTGTGCATCCAAGTTTGCACGATTCTGGGGGCTGGGTCTGCCTTGAAGGCATGGCCGCGGGACGACCAGTGATTTGCCTCGACATCGGTGGCCCTGGCGTCCAGGTGACCATGGAATCGGGTTTTAAGATACCGGCTGTGAATCCGCTACAGGCCGTCAGAGACATGGCAGATGCGATGAAACAGCTGGCCGCTGACAGATCCCTTCTGGTCCGCATGGGGAAGGCGGGACAGGAAAGAATCCGCGGGCACTATACCTGGAATCGAAGAGGGCAGGATCTGAATTTTTTGTATTCTAAGGTAACGGTTGCCCCAGCTACTGGAGGGAAAGAGGGTGCTACAGCCAAAATAAGAGAGACACTGCTGCGTGACTAA